A window from Pseudomonadota bacterium encodes these proteins:
- a CDS encoding pyridoxal phosphate-dependent aminotransferase — protein sequence MLSKRCQEITPFIVMDVLEKAREMEQKGIHVIHLEVGEPDFETPECVKEAIIKAIRDGHTHYTHSLGMIELREAISEHYQKTYNVTVCPDNIVIASGTSPAMFSLFSVLLNNDDEVIISDPHYACYPNFIKFLMGKPVTVPVYEDDAFQYRPSAIKEKLTDKTKAIFINSPSNPTGTLLSESRMKEIADFSPYIISDEIYHGLVYEGKEHSILEFTKNAFVLNGFSKLYAMTGLRLGYLIAPEKFIRHIQKIQQNFFISANSAVQIAGITALKEAGNDISKMKNIFNERRLYMISRLKELGFKIKVEPTGAFYVFVNAKHISKDSYKLAFDILEKAHVGVTPGIDFGANGEGYLRFSYATSIENITEGMKRLEKYLSDLKT from the coding sequence ATGTTATCAAAGCGCTGTCAGGAAATAACTCCGTTTATAGTAATGGATGTCCTTGAGAAAGCTCGTGAAATGGAGCAAAAAGGCATCCATGTTATTCATCTGGAAGTCGGAGAACCGGATTTTGAAACACCTGAATGCGTTAAAGAAGCAATCATAAAAGCCATCCGTGACGGGCACACGCATTACACGCACAGCCTTGGGATGATTGAGCTAAGAGAAGCCATAAGCGAACATTATCAGAAAACATATAATGTAACAGTTTGTCCGGATAATATAGTAATTGCTTCCGGTACATCTCCTGCCATGTTCAGTCTTTTTTCAGTGCTGTTAAATAACGACGATGAAGTGATAATTTCCGACCCACATTATGCATGCTATCCCAATTTTATAAAATTTCTGATGGGTAAGCCTGTAACGGTACCGGTATATGAAGATGATGCATTTCAGTACAGACCTTCTGCAATTAAAGAAAAGCTAACAGATAAAACAAAAGCAATATTTATAAATTCCCCTTCAAATCCTACAGGAACCCTTTTATCCGAGAGCAGGATGAAAGAAATTGCCGATTTTTCGCCTTATATTATTTCTGATGAAATTTATCACGGCCTTGTATATGAAGGCAAAGAGCACTCGATACTGGAATTTACGAAAAATGCTTTTGTTTTAAACGGGTTTTCAAAACTTTATGCAATGACAGGCCTTCGGCTTGGCTACCTTATTGCTCCGGAAAAATTTATCCGCCATATACAAAAAATTCAGCAGAACTTCTTCATCTCTGCAAATTCGGCAGTTCAGATAGCCGGGATTACTGCTTTAAAAGAAGCGGGTAATGATATTTCTAAAATGAAAAATATTTTCAATGAGCGAAGGCTTTATATGATTTCGCGCTTAAAAGAGCTTGGTTTTAAAATAAAGGTTGAACCCACCGGCGCATTTTATGTGTTTGTAAATGCAAAACATATATCAAAAGATTCATATAAACTTGCCTTTGATATTCTTGAAAAAGCCCATGTGGGAGTTACTCCCGGAATCGATTTCGGGGCAAATGGTGAAGGATATCTCAGATTTTCTTATGCAACCTCTATTGAAAATATTACTGAAGGCATGAAACGTCTTGAAAAATACTTATCGGATCTAAAAACATGA
- the yihA gene encoding ribosome biogenesis GTP-binding protein YihA/YsxC: protein MIIKSAVFVKSAVKPSHYPEEDVPEIAFAGRSNVGKSSLINTLLNYKRLVKTSSTPGRTQLINFFLINDLFGFVDIPGYGYAKVPAAVKKTWGNMIETYLKTRNTLKGVVLIMDIRRIPGPEEITFMEWLSFYNIPFIRVLTKADKLTKNQLAQQHMIISKSLMADKDDFIIFSTKSKTGKKALWDAIENLIH, encoded by the coding sequence ATGATTATTAAATCAGCCGTATTTGTCAAAAGTGCGGTAAAGCCTTCCCACTATCCGGAAGAAGATGTACCGGAAATAGCATTTGCCGGACGTTCCAATGTTGGCAAATCCTCATTGATCAACACTCTTTTAAACTATAAACGACTGGTAAAAACGAGCTCAACACCAGGGCGCACTCAGCTTATAAATTTTTTCCTGATAAATGACTTGTTTGGCTTTGTTGATATCCCCGGATATGGATATGCAAAAGTTCCGGCAGCGGTAAAAAAAACCTGGGGAAACATGATTGAGACATATCTGAAAACCAGGAATACTTTAAAAGGCGTTGTTCTTATAATGGATATACGCCGCATTCCCGGACCTGAAGAAATAACTTTTATGGAATGGCTTAGTTTTTATAATATTCCATTTATCCGTGTTCTTACAAAAGCGGACAAGCTTACAAAAAATCAGCTGGCACAGCAGCATATGATTATTTCAAAATCACTTATGGCTGATAAAGACGATTTTATTATCTTTTCAACAAAGTCGAAAACAGGCAAAAAAGCCCTATGGGATGCCATAGAAAATCTGATCCACTAA
- the hypD gene encoding hydrogenase formation protein HypD yields the protein MKHLSEYRDKHKAKKLIDAIWAQSKTPVRLMEVCGSHTVSIFRHGIRQMLPQNIQLISGPGCPVCVTAKAEIDQAIKLSSYPDVVITTFGDMIRVPGSLSSLQKERAMGADVRIVYSSFDALKIAIENPEKKVIFLGIGFETTAPAIAATVLEAKRKNLDNFFILSAHKLLPPALTALLNFDHLNINGFIYPGHVTTIIGTFAYEQIAEKYNIPGVVCGFEPVDILETILLLIMQIEQGKTEVEIQYKRGASAKGNPRAMDVLNQVFNTCDSYWRGLGPIQGSGLTLRREYRSFAAEDYFDLKVPPAKDHPDCVCSEVLCGVKTPTECKLYRKACTPQNPVGPCMVSTEGTCAAYYKYHEPVSKRTILADLCVG from the coding sequence ATGAAGCACTTGAGTGAATATCGGGATAAACATAAAGCTAAGAAATTGATTGACGCCATTTGGGCCCAATCTAAAACACCTGTCCGTCTGATGGAAGTATGCGGGTCACATACCGTTTCCATTTTTCGTCATGGGATACGCCAAATGCTGCCTCAAAACATTCAACTGATTTCAGGCCCCGGGTGCCCGGTTTGTGTTACTGCCAAAGCGGAAATAGACCAGGCTATTAAGCTTAGTAGTTATCCCGATGTAGTAATTACAACATTTGGTGATATGATACGGGTTCCGGGTTCTTTATCCTCACTGCAAAAAGAAAGGGCAATGGGCGCCGATGTACGTATAGTTTATTCAAGCTTTGATGCCTTAAAAATAGCCATTGAAAACCCCGAAAAAAAAGTGATTTTTCTTGGTATAGGTTTTGAGACAACTGCTCCTGCAATAGCTGCTACCGTCTTAGAAGCAAAACGAAAGAACCTGGATAATTTTTTTATATTATCTGCTCATAAATTACTACCTCCTGCCTTAACGGCTTTGCTGAACTTTGATCACCTGAATATAAATGGATTTATTTACCCCGGACATGTTACAACAATAATCGGAACTTTTGCATACGAACAGATTGCCGAAAAATATAATATACCCGGAGTTGTCTGCGGATTTGAGCCTGTGGATATTCTGGAAACTATACTATTGCTGATAATGCAGATAGAACAGGGTAAAACAGAAGTTGAAATTCAATACAAACGCGGAGCGTCTGCTAAAGGAAATCCAAGGGCAATGGATGTTCTTAATCAGGTTTTCAATACTTGCGATTCTTACTGGCGTGGTTTGGGCCCCATCCAAGGCAGCGGACTAACTTTACGTCGTGAATACAGATCTTTTGCAGCCGAAGATTATTTTGATCTTAAAGTTCCACCGGCCAAAGATCATCCAGATTGCGTATGCAGTGAAGTTCTTTGCGGTGTTAAAACTCCCACGGAATGCAAGCTTTATCGCAAGGCATGCACCCCGCAAAACCCTGTCGGACCTTGTATGGTATCGACAGAAGGCACATGTGCAGCCTACTATAAATATCATGAGCCAGTTTCAAAACGTACCATTTTGGCCGATCTCTGCGTTGGCTAA
- a CDS encoding DUF4062 domain-containing protein: MNAIRIFISSVQKEFAKERAALRDFLLGDPLLRRFFDVFLFEDVPAIDRRADEVYLHEVEQCNIYVGLFGKEYGKEDKKGYSPTHREFDLATQLGKHRLIFVRGADDSGKAPKMQAIIREAGDQVVRRRFVSAAELIASVYGSLIQYLDEHELIRSAPFDAAFCMNATIADLDEEKIHTFLSRARRARGFPLPEESTAMEVLTHLNLLDKERPSHAAVLLFGKYPQRFLIASEIKCAHFHGVEVTKPIPFYRIYKGTVFDLVDQTVDFVLSKINLAVGTRSQSVEAPVAYEMPPEVIREAIVNAVAHRDYTSNGSVQVMLFADRLEVWNPGTLSPPLTLAKLRKPHGSVPFNPLLAEPLYLTKYIERMGTGTGDMIRRCRNVGLEEPEFALTDGFVVTIHRKPELAFKAVGGITGEVTGEVTGEVTGEVHRLLTVLVGEMKRTDIQKALALRHEDYFREAYLVPALSDGVIEMTIPDKPTSSKQKYRLTAKGRKFIAKLAKETGGGGK; the protein is encoded by the coding sequence ATGAACGCGATCCGCATTTTTATCAGTAGCGTTCAGAAGGAATTTGCAAAGGAACGGGCTGCTCTACGTGATTTTCTCCTGGGAGATCCTCTTTTGCGTCGATTCTTCGATGTGTTTCTTTTTGAAGATGTACCTGCCATTGATAGACGGGCCGATGAAGTCTATCTTCATGAAGTTGAACAGTGTAATATTTACGTAGGGCTCTTTGGGAAGGAATACGGAAAGGAAGATAAGAAAGGATACTCACCTACCCACCGGGAATTCGATCTTGCGACACAGCTTGGGAAACACCGCCTTATTTTTGTCAGAGGTGCTGACGATAGCGGCAAAGCTCCCAAAATGCAGGCAATTATCAGGGAAGCGGGAGATCAGGTAGTGAGACGCCGCTTTGTCAGTGCTGCAGAGCTGATAGCCTCAGTGTATGGAAGCCTTATCCAATACCTTGATGAACACGAGTTGATACGTTCAGCGCCCTTTGACGCCGCTTTCTGTATGAACGCTACCATTGCAGATCTGGATGAAGAGAAGATACACACATTCCTGAGCCGAGCCCGACGGGCCAGAGGCTTCCCGCTGCCCGAAGAATCAACGGCCATGGAGGTTCTTACTCATCTGAATCTCCTGGATAAAGAAAGACCGAGCCATGCCGCAGTATTGCTCTTTGGAAAATATCCGCAGCGTTTCCTTATTGCCTCCGAGATCAAGTGTGCCCATTTTCATGGTGTTGAGGTAACCAAACCCATTCCCTTTTACCGAATTTACAAGGGAACAGTTTTTGACCTGGTAGATCAGACTGTTGATTTTGTGCTTTCAAAAATTAATCTTGCTGTCGGAACCCGCTCACAGAGCGTTGAAGCACCCGTGGCCTATGAGATGCCTCCGGAAGTGATTCGCGAAGCCATTGTCAATGCTGTAGCCCATCGGGACTATACGAGCAACGGTAGTGTACAGGTGATGCTCTTTGCTGACCGGCTGGAGGTCTGGAATCCCGGCACCCTTTCGCCGCCCCTGACCCTTGCAAAACTGCGAAAACCACACGGCTCAGTGCCCTTTAATCCATTATTAGCCGAGCCACTCTATCTGACCAAGTACATTGAGCGCATGGGTACCGGAACTGGTGACATGATCAGGCGCTGCCGCAATGTCGGCCTTGAGGAACCGGAGTTTGCTCTTACGGACGGTTTTGTGGTTACTATCCACAGAAAGCCTGAACTAGCCTTCAAAGCTGTTGGCGGGATTACCGGGGAAGTTACCGGGGAAGTTACCGGGGAAGTTACCGGGGAAGTACATAGACTCCTGACGGTGCTGGTTGGAGAGATGAAACGCACGGACATTCAGAAAGCTCTGGCCCTGCGGCATGAAGACTACTTCAGGGAGGCTTATCTCGTTCCGGCACTTTCTGACGGCGTGATCGAAATGACCATTCCCGATAAACCTACAAGCAGCAAACAGAAATATAGGCTCACTGCAAAAGGGCGGAAATTCATCGCGAAACTGGCGAAGGAGACGGGGGGCGGTGGAAAGTGA
- a CDS encoding HNH endonuclease produces the protein MEPFAYNLEEEDIKRQRRLARELRNTQWWKRKLAKGVCHYCCRNFSPKELTMDHIVPIARGGKSTKGNIVTACKECNNAKKQLLPIEWDNYLRNFDTIDHD, from the coding sequence ATGGAACCTTTTGCTTACAACCTCGAAGAAGAAGATATAAAAAGACAGCGGCGTTTAGCGCGGGAATTAAGAAACACCCAGTGGTGGAAACGCAAGCTTGCAAAGGGCGTATGCCATTATTGCTGCCGCAACTTCTCACCCAAAGAGCTAACTATGGATCACATAGTTCCAATAGCGCGTGGCGGTAAAAGCACTAAAGGCAATATTGTCACCGCCTGCAAGGAATGCAACAATGCCAAAAAACAACTTCTTCCAATTGAATGGGATAATTATCTTCGTAATTTTGACACAATAGATCATGATTGA
- a CDS encoding HypC/HybG/HupF family hydrogenase formation chaperone, with product MCLAVPMEIKKITGHVAIVEYEGTKKEVRLDIIDQQPQVGDYVIIHAGFALHRIDEEEAQKTLKYWEEILAINP from the coding sequence ATGTGCTTAGCAGTTCCCATGGAAATTAAAAAAATAACAGGCCATGTTGCCATAGTGGAATATGAAGGGACAAAGAAAGAAGTCCGTTTGGATATTATTGATCAGCAACCCCAAGTCGGAGATTATGTGATTATTCACGCAGGCTTTGCTCTGCATCGAATTGATGAAGAGGAAGCCCAAAAAACTCTAAAATACTGGGAAGAAATATTGGCTATTAACCCATGA
- a CDS encoding ATP-grasp domain-containing protein → MILSFHPCFVADKNIICAGRKPGFDELEQIKLADAVILSQGCSEILYRMAKENCKNVFPNYDTKFDYPGKTGQILLFQKTGAVHPESKIFTSLSHLCDTNQNILNEQLLFSYPFVLKLDWGGEGETVYLVKNQSDLKCFIKKIKEYETCGQQGFILQKFIESGNKSLRTVVIGNKMISYWRIQNNQDSFCAGLSQGATIDFDMEPTLVGLAEKKTKEFCDKTGINLAGFDFIFSSNDKNNKPLFLEINYFFGRSGLGGSEKYYKILNKEIRSWLKSLT, encoded by the coding sequence ATGATTCTTTCTTTTCATCCATGTTTTGTTGCTGACAAAAACATAATATGTGCCGGACGAAAGCCAGGGTTTGACGAACTTGAACAAATAAAGCTTGCCGATGCAGTAATTCTATCCCAGGGGTGTAGCGAAATCTTATATCGCATGGCAAAAGAAAACTGCAAAAATGTATTTCCCAACTATGATACAAAGTTTGATTATCCCGGAAAAACAGGCCAGATTCTTTTGTTTCAGAAAACAGGTGCTGTCCATCCTGAAAGTAAAATATTTACTTCTTTATCTCATTTGTGTGATACGAACCAAAATATACTAAATGAACAGCTTTTATTTTCTTATCCGTTTGTTTTAAAATTAGACTGGGGCGGAGAAGGGGAAACAGTATATCTTGTAAAAAATCAATCCGATCTTAAATGCTTTATTAAAAAGATAAAAGAATATGAAACGTGCGGACAGCAGGGCTTTATATTGCAAAAATTTATTGAATCGGGAAATAAATCCTTAAGAACTGTTGTAATAGGTAATAAAATGATTTCATACTGGCGCATCCAGAACAATCAGGATAGTTTTTGCGCTGGATTATCACAGGGTGCAACTATAGACTTTGATATGGAACCCACGCTTGTGGGACTTGCCGAAAAAAAGACAAAAGAATTCTGCGATAAGACGGGAATAAACCTTGCCGGGTTTGATTTTATTTTTTCTTCAAACGATAAGAATAACAAACCGCTTTTTCTTGAGATAAACTATTTTTTCGGAAGAAGCGGACTTGGCGGATCTGAAAAATATTATAAGATTTTAAATAAAGAAATAAGAAGCTGGCTGAAAAGTTTAACTTAA
- the hypE gene encoding hydrogenase expression/formation protein HypE: MATDKIILDHGSGGRSSHELVEKIFLPRLGNSYLNELNDSAVFELGGAKLAFATDSYVVDPIFFPGGDIGTLAICGTVNDLAMRGAHPCYLSIGFIIEEGFSLKDLERILSSIEKTALEADIKIVTGDTKVVPKGAADKIFINTSGVGLVPAKINISGQNARPGDAVLINGNIGDHGMTILNSRENLFPDSPMKSDASPLNHLVQKMIDTGSEIHVLRDPTRGGLATTLNEIASQSQVGIEIFEEAIPINESVLAASEILGLDPLYMANEGKLVVFVPESAAQAILTAMKETSYGSNAAIIGKVKAENPGKVVMNTSIGGKRIVDMLTGEQLPRIC, from the coding sequence ATGGCTACAGATAAAATTATTCTTGACCATGGCAGTGGCGGACGATCTTCTCACGAATTAGTTGAGAAGATTTTCTTACCCAGGCTTGGCAATTCTTATCTAAATGAATTAAACGACAGCGCAGTATTTGAACTGGGGGGAGCAAAGCTTGCCTTTGCAACTGATAGTTATGTGGTAGATCCCATATTTTTCCCCGGTGGTGATATTGGAACGCTTGCTATATGCGGCACTGTTAATGATCTTGCAATGAGAGGAGCCCATCCATGTTATTTAAGCATCGGATTTATTATCGAAGAAGGCTTTTCATTAAAAGATCTTGAGCGTATTCTTTCCTCTATTGAAAAAACTGCTCTTGAGGCTGATATAAAGATAGTTACAGGAGACACCAAGGTTGTTCCCAAAGGAGCAGCCGATAAAATATTTATTAATACTTCCGGAGTTGGCCTTGTTCCTGCGAAAATCAATATTTCCGGACAGAATGCAAGACCTGGAGATGCAGTATTAATAAACGGCAATATCGGTGATCATGGCATGACCATTCTTAACAGCCGCGAAAATTTGTTTCCGGATTCGCCTATGAAAAGCGATGCTTCTCCTTTAAATCACCTTGTTCAGAAAATGATAGATACAGGTTCGGAAATACATGTTCTCCGTGACCCCACAAGGGGAGGTCTGGCCACAACTTTAAATGAAATCGCATCTCAATCGCAGGTTGGTATAGAAATATTTGAAGAAGCAATTCCTATTAATGAAAGTGTACTGGCAGCATCTGAAATATTGGGGCTTGATCCCCTTTACATGGCTAATGAAGGAAAGTTGGTAGTTTTCGTCCCCGAGTCTGCTGCCCAAGCTATTTTGACTGCCATGAAAGAAACATCTTATGGGAGTAATGCTGCAATAATTGGAAAAGTAAAAGCTGAAAATCCGGGGAAAGTTGTAATGAATACAAGCATCGGAGGAAAACGTATTGTAGATATGTTGACAGGGGAACAATTGCCCAGGATTTGCTGA
- the era gene encoding GTPase Era, translating to MKNTKPEEKEEFKSGYVAIAGAPNAGKSTLLNKLLGFKISITSKKPQTTRNKILGVVHRPSSQLVLIDTPGIHKANNALNIKIVDTALSTFGDVDIILLLGDAANPDPKSESILIKNIEKIKKPVVLALNKIDIIDKPKLAEAIISWEQKFDFKDIVPVSAKSAEGVEELLCVLENLLPLGPPFFPADMLTVLPERFIAAEMIREKIFRLTGQEIPYASAVTIDSYTEKKSKGLVAIEATIHIERDSQKGIIIGKNGTKLKQIGMQAREEIEQLIGTKVFLQLFVKVDKDWSKSDRTLKKFGY from the coding sequence ATGAAAAATACGAAGCCCGAAGAAAAGGAAGAGTTTAAATCCGGTTATGTAGCTATTGCCGGAGCTCCAAATGCCGGAAAGTCGACTCTGTTAAATAAACTGCTTGGTTTTAAGATTTCAATTACTTCAAAAAAACCCCAGACAACAAGAAATAAAATACTCGGAGTAGTACACAGACCTTCATCCCAGCTTGTTTTGATAGATACACCCGGCATTCACAAGGCAAATAATGCCCTAAACATAAAAATAGTAGATACTGCACTTTCAACATTTGGAGATGTTGATATTATTTTGCTGTTGGGAGATGCGGCGAATCCTGATCCCAAATCAGAATCAATACTTATAAAAAATATAGAAAAGATCAAAAAACCGGTTGTTCTTGCATTAAATAAAATTGATATTATTGATAAGCCAAAGCTGGCTGAAGCAATAATTTCCTGGGAGCAAAAATTTGATTTTAAAGATATAGTTCCTGTTTCGGCAAAAAGCGCCGAAGGTGTGGAAGAACTTCTTTGTGTTTTAGAAAATCTTTTACCGCTCGGCCCTCCGTTTTTCCCGGCAGATATGCTTACCGTTCTTCCCGAACGTTTTATAGCAGCGGAAATGATAAGGGAAAAGATTTTCAGACTCACTGGCCAGGAAATCCCTTATGCTTCAGCTGTAACGATTGACTCTTATACAGAGAAAAAAAGTAAAGGACTTGTTGCAATAGAGGCCACCATTCATATTGAACGGGATTCTCAAAAAGGTATTATAATCGGAAAAAACGGAACCAAGCTTAAACAGATAGGCATGCAAGCCAGAGAAGAAATAGAACAACTCATCGGAACAAAGGTTTTTCTGCAATTATTTGTAAAGGTAGATAAGGACTGGAGCAAAAGCGACAGAACCTTAAAAAAATTCGGGTACTGA